In Mycteria americana isolate JAX WOST 10 ecotype Jacksonville Zoo and Gardens chromosome 3, USCA_MyAme_1.0, whole genome shotgun sequence, a single genomic region encodes these proteins:
- the MANEA gene encoding glycoprotein endo-alpha-1,2-mannosidase: MARFRRRTCIILLLFILFICSIMMALKTLRPDRAGFGDPFGLGLLPELQQQTVLLDNKQNSLNRVQGDTVTRVSNLHSIAVNTMKASMPPVNKLEEELPSPNYNFHIFYYSWFGNPQFDGKYIHWNHPLLPHWDPKIANNYPKGRHNPPEDIGANFYPELGSYSSKDPSVIEAHMKQMRSASTGVIVLSWYPPGMADENGEPTDDLVPVILDYAHKYNLKVTFHIEPYKDRDDRSMYHNVKYIIDKYGGHPAFYRHKTSTGRFLPMFYVYDSYVTIPEIWANLLTVSGSQTIRNTPYDALFIALLVEERHKHDIHRSGFDGMYTYFATNGFSYGSSHHNWASLKAFCDSNNLMFIPSVGPGYIDTSIRPWNNHNTRNRVNGKYYETAFSAALLVRPEIISITSFNEWHEGTQIEKAVPKRTGQVVYLDYKPHKPNVYLELTQKWSEKYRKEQEQWLM, encoded by the exons ATGGCAAGATTTCGCAGAAGAACATGcatcattttgttgctttttattttgtttatttgctcCATAATGATGGCTTTGAAGACTCTGAGACCTGACAGAGCTGGCTTTGGGGATCCATTTGGACTTGGTTTGTTGCCCGAGCTTCAACAACAGACAGTGCTCTTAGACAATAAACAGAATTCACTAAACAGGGTTCAAGGAGATACTGTAACACGTGTCAGTAATTTGCATAGTATCGCAGTCAATACTATGAAAGCATCTATGCCTCCTGTAAACAAACTGGAAGAAGAGCTGCCTTCTCCTAATTATAACTTTCACATATTCTACTATAGTTGGTTTGGGAATCCACAGTTTGATGGTAAATACATTCACTGGAATCATCCGTTGTTGCCACATTGGGATCCCAAAATTGCAAACAATTATCCAAAAGGAAGGCATAATCCTCCTGAGGACATTGGGGCCAATTTTTATCCTGAACTCGGATCTTACAGTTCCAAAGACCCTTCTGTCATAGAAGCCCACATGAAACAAATGCGTTCAGCTTCAACTG GTGTAATAGTGCTTTCATGGTACCCACCGGGTATGGCTGATGAAAATGGAGAACCAACTGATGATTTGGTGCCTGTTATTTTGGATTATGCACACAAATATAATCTAAAg GTCACTTTTCATATTGAACCTTACAAAGATAGAGATGATCGCAGTATGTACCACAATGTCAAATACATCATTGACAA ATATGGAGGCCATCCAGCCTTTTACAGGCATAAGACCAGCACAGGCAGATTTCTTCCCATGTTTTATGTTTATGATTCTTACGTAACAATTCCTGAAATATGGGCAAATCTGTTAACTGTTTCTGGATCCCAGACTATTCGAAATACTCCATATGATGCGTTATTCATTGCACTTCTTGTAGAAGAAAGACATAAGCATGACATTCACAGAAGTGGCTTTGATGGAATGTACACATACTTTGCCACCAATGGCTTCTCCTATGGCTCATCTCATCATAATTGGGCAAGTTTAAAAGCCTTTTGTGATAGTAACAACTTAATGTTTATTCCAAGTGTGGGGCCAGGGTATATTGATACCAGTATCCGACCATGGAACAACCACAACACTCGTAATCGTGTCAATGGGAAGTACTATGAGACTGCCTTCAGTGCAGCCCTTTTGGTGCGaccagaaattatttctattacatCTTTTAATGAATGGCATGAGGGAACTCAGATTGAAAAAGCTGTCCCCAAACGGACTGGACAGGTGGTTTACCTTGATTATAAGCCCCATAAACCAAATGTTTACCTAGAGCTTACTCAGAAGTGGTCCGAGaagtacagaaaagaacaagaacagtGGCTTATGTga